Proteins encoded within one genomic window of Bacteroides sedimenti:
- a CDS encoding nitroreductase family protein has protein sequence MNFLELAKERYSVRMFSDRPIEEEKLNLILEAARVAPTACNNQPQRIYVIQSPEAREKVKKCTRYSFDAPCILLVCYNEEESWYGVDNKLGCIDATIIGTHMMMEATELGIGSVWVGSFKADIVKTEFNLPQHIIPVALFPIGYPSEKARPAAQHTKRKELKETVSYL, from the coding sequence ATGAACTTCTTAGAGCTTGCCAAAGAGAGATATTCGGTCAGGATGTTCAGTGACCGACCGATTGAAGAGGAGAAACTCAACCTGATTCTGGAAGCCGCGAGAGTGGCTCCTACCGCATGCAACAATCAGCCTCAGCGCATCTACGTGATACAAAGTCCGGAAGCGCGCGAAAAGGTGAAGAAGTGTACCCGATACAGCTTCGACGCTCCATGCATTCTGCTGGTATGTTACAACGAAGAGGAAAGCTGGTACGGAGTAGACAACAAACTGGGGTGTATTGACGCCACCATAATTGGAACGCATATGATGATGGAGGCTACCGAACTGGGTATTGGTTCTGTGTGGGTAGGCTCTTTTAAGGCGGATATCGTAAAAACGGAATTTAATTTGCCGCAACACATTATTCCGGTGGCTCTCTTCCCAATAGGTTATCCTTCGGAGAAAGCCAGACCTGCCGCGCAACACACCAAACGAAAAGAACTGAAGGAGACGGTAAGCTACTTATAG
- a CDS encoding S41 family peptidase yields the protein MKLKLFFVFIALSLFYFCEVKAQASKGEDFEFAVQVIEADYAGYPSKVTEKNRAEYEKFKSSLRARISEGKDEDACIGRYVAWFNDGHLRYPTSSLKKGKRYEYVPEMVAKKVDDRTFMMRIPDFDESNMQPIADMVEQYKKSGCENLIIDIRSNGGGSDSTFGPLGDLIYTHKGVVDGVEWWASKNNINSFKKVVQGIKNEKSRAYYNGICKQLELHVGEFVVNGKPTLDIVSDTVYDFPRKIAIVIDGSVASSGEEFVLISKACSNKVTVYGKDNTMGVLDFSNVMSVNLPNSKMTLYYPISRSKRLPDRGIDETGIAPDVRITLPDPKKLGTEIDPWMIWISENM from the coding sequence ATGAAACTTAAATTGTTTTTTGTGTTTATTGCATTGAGTTTATTTTATTTCTGCGAAGTAAAAGCACAAGCATCGAAAGGCGAAGATTTTGAATTCGCAGTACAAGTAATTGAGGCTGATTATGCTGGCTATCCCTCAAAGGTGACGGAGAAGAATAGAGCAGAATATGAGAAGTTTAAATCATCACTGCGCGCCAGGATTTCTGAAGGTAAAGATGAAGACGCTTGCATAGGGCGTTACGTAGCCTGGTTTAATGACGGACATTTGCGCTACCCTACGTCATCACTTAAAAAAGGAAAAAGGTACGAATATGTACCTGAAATGGTTGCTAAAAAAGTGGATGATCGTACATTTATGATGCGTATTCCGGATTTTGACGAAAGCAACATGCAGCCTATTGCAGATATGGTGGAGCAATACAAAAAGTCCGGTTGTGAGAATCTAATAATTGATATTCGGAGTAACGGCGGTGGTTCGGACTCTACATTTGGCCCGCTGGGAGATTTGATTTATACCCATAAAGGTGTGGTTGACGGAGTAGAGTGGTGGGCGAGCAAAAACAATATTAATTCATTTAAGAAAGTGGTTCAGGGGATAAAGAATGAAAAATCACGCGCATATTATAATGGCATCTGTAAACAGCTGGAATTACATGTCGGGGAGTTTGTGGTAAATGGTAAGCCTACACTAGATATTGTTAGTGATACAGTGTATGATTTTCCACGCAAAATAGCCATTGTGATAGACGGTAGTGTGGCAAGTTCGGGCGAAGAGTTTGTTCTTATATCAAAGGCCTGTAGCAATAAAGTAACAGTTTATGGAAAAGATAATACGATGGGAGTGCTCGATTTTTCAAATGTGATGTCTGTCAATCTGCCAAATTCAAAAATGACGCTTTATTATCCTATTTCTCGTTCAAAACGATTGCCCGACAGAGGTATAGATGAGACAGGTATTGCTCCAGATGTACGAATTACGCTTCCTGATCCTAAAAAACTTGGTACAGAGATTGATCCATGGATGATTTGGATTAGTGAGAATATGTAG
- a CDS encoding transglutaminase domain-containing protein, producing the protein MRRINTLIFSIITLLWSSSLCAQTHFISDNSYRQQVEKAFAEKKAAMPHGGLFNIFSSKLPLQEKEAMKFLYAYMSIKDITDYPDTFFLKGVRLSFQARKEMPWGKEISEQLFRHFVLPLRVNNEALDNSREVFYGELKDRVKNLSLYDAILEVNHWCHEKVIYTPSDSRTSSPLASVCTAYGRCGEESTFLVAALRAVGIPARQVYTPRWAHTDDNHAWVEAWANGKWYFLGACEPEPVLNVAWFNAPAKRGMLMHTNVFGHYNGKEEIMTVTPNYTEINVIDNYAPTDRIDVKIVDGKNQPVVGATVEYKLYNYGELYSVAKKVSDKDGKSFLTSGKGDIIVWVSKDGKFTFRKASVGKDHALTLVLDKAAPDMKEMPLDIVPPAEGVVDIQVSKEQRAANNIRLAKEDSIRNAYVATFISEARIKEDAAKLNIDFEKAKKLFVASRGNWGQIEKFLFTTTTANREKALNLLEAISAKDLRDTRAEVLIDHLLYTADGTGDVYNNYLLNPRVADEFLTPYKQEFQKVISPELAAKFRKNPKAWADWCRQNIKINNNLNANKLYMSPMGVWNSRMADSRSLKVFFVAVLRSLGVPARVELMTGKPQYYENNTWMDVDFENAEKGNAPFGYVTASYAPISSLKDPLYYKHFTISKIEDGKLHLLEFDENDESTWSKIFSKPLKLDAGDYLMVTGSRMADGSVLSDLRFFTVEDGKTTDISLKMRESNDKVQVLGSFNSESTFINVATGKEQSVLDANGRGYFIVALVQNNQEPTNHALRDIAACKKQLEEWGKKIIVLFPDEEQWKAFNPKGYGDLPSNIIYGIDKNGSVLRQVKEGTEVVRRGELPVVIVGDTFNRVVFASQGYRIGMGEQLVKVIGQIQAAPTEEKGCTPAPVSQCTR; encoded by the coding sequence ATGAGAAGAATAAATACGCTGATATTCAGCATAATTACTCTTTTGTGGAGTAGCTCCTTGTGTGCTCAGACCCACTTTATCAGCGATAATTCATATCGCCAGCAGGTTGAGAAGGCATTTGCCGAGAAAAAAGCCGCCATGCCTCATGGTGGACTGTTCAATATCTTTTCCAGCAAGCTCCCTTTGCAGGAAAAAGAGGCAATGAAGTTTCTTTATGCCTACATGTCTATCAAAGACATTACCGATTACCCCGATACGTTCTTTCTGAAAGGTGTTAGACTCTCTTTTCAGGCAAGAAAGGAAATGCCTTGGGGTAAAGAGATCAGCGAACAACTGTTCCGTCATTTTGTGTTGCCTTTGCGTGTAAACAACGAAGCGCTTGATAATTCGCGCGAGGTGTTCTATGGCGAACTGAAAGACAGGGTTAAGAACCTCTCTCTTTACGATGCCATTCTCGAGGTGAACCACTGGTGCCACGAAAAGGTGATTTATACACCTTCCGACTCAAGAACCAGTTCCCCGTTGGCTTCCGTTTGCACAGCTTATGGTCGTTGCGGTGAAGAATCCACCTTCCTGGTTGCTGCATTGCGTGCGGTAGGTATTCCCGCCCGTCAGGTTTATACTCCCCGTTGGGCACACACCGACGATAATCACGCCTGGGTAGAAGCATGGGCCAATGGTAAATGGTATTTCCTGGGAGCCTGCGAACCGGAACCGGTACTGAATGTTGCCTGGTTTAATGCACCTGCAAAACGGGGTATGCTGATGCACACCAACGTATTTGGGCATTACAACGGGAAAGAAGAGATCATGACTGTTACCCCCAATTATACAGAAATTAATGTAATTGATAATTATGCTCCAACCGACCGGATCGATGTTAAGATTGTAGACGGCAAAAACCAACCGGTAGTGGGCGCAACTGTCGAATATAAACTCTACAACTACGGAGAACTCTACTCTGTAGCTAAAAAAGTAAGCGACAAAGATGGCAAATCTTTCCTTACTTCAGGTAAAGGAGATATCATTGTATGGGTTTCCAAGGATGGTAAGTTCACCTTCCGCAAGGCTTCGGTTGGAAAAGACCACGCCTTGACACTTGTTTTGGATAAGGCTGCTCCCGATATGAAGGAGATGCCGCTCGACATTGTTCCGCCGGCTGAAGGCGTTGTCGATATTCAGGTAAGCAAGGAGCAACGTGCTGCCAATAATATTCGCTTGGCTAAAGAAGATTCTATCCGCAACGCCTATGTTGCCACATTTATCAGTGAAGCAAGAATCAAGGAAGATGCTGCGAAACTGAATATTGATTTTGAAAAGGCAAAGAAATTGTTTGTAGCATCTCGTGGAAACTGGGGACAAATTGAAAAATTCCTGTTCACTACTACAACTGCCAACCGTGAAAAGGCGCTGAATCTGTTGGAAGCCATCTCGGCAAAAGACTTGCGTGATACGCGTGCCGAAGTGCTGATTGACCACCTGCTTTACACAGCCGACGGTACAGGAGATGTTTACAACAACTACCTGCTCAACCCACGTGTAGCCGATGAGTTTCTGACTCCATACAAGCAGGAATTCCAGAAAGTAATTTCTCCGGAACTGGCGGCTAAATTCCGTAAGAATCCGAAAGCGTGGGCAGATTGGTGTCGTCAGAATATCAAGATAAACAACAACCTGAACGCAAACAAACTGTACATGTCGCCAATGGGAGTGTGGAACTCTCGCATGGCCGACAGTCGTTCACTGAAAGTATTCTTCGTGGCTGTTCTCCGTAGTCTGGGTGTTCCGGCTCGTGTTGAACTGATGACAGGCAAACCGCAGTATTACGAAAATAACACATGGATGGATGTCGATTTCGAAAATGCAGAGAAGGGAAATGCTCCATTCGGATATGTAACTGCCTCTTATGCTCCGATCAGCTCGCTGAAGGACCCGTTGTATTACAAACATTTCACCATCTCTAAGATTGAGGATGGAAAACTTCATTTACTGGAGTTTGACGAAAACGACGAAAGCACCTGGAGCAAAATCTTTAGCAAACCGCTAAAATTGGATGCAGGTGATTATCTGATGGTAACCGGTAGCCGTATGGCCGATGGCAGCGTGCTGAGCGACCTCCGTTTCTTCACTGTGGAAGATGGTAAAACTACCGATATTTCGCTAAAAATGCGCGAAAGCAACGATAAGGTTCAGGTACTTGGCAGCTTTAATTCAGAATCAACCTTTATCAATGTGGCAACAGGCAAGGAACAAAGCGTGCTGGATGCCAACGGTCGCGGATACTTTATCGTGGCGTTGGTTCAGAACAACCAGGAACCTACCAATCATGCGTTGAGAGACATTGCCGCTTGCAAAAAGCAACTCGAAGAGTGGGGCAAAAAGATCATTGTGCTGTTCCCGGACGAAGAGCAGTGGAAAGCCTTCAATCCGAAAGGATACGGTGACCTCCCCAGCAATATCATTTACGGTATCGATAAGAATGGCTCCGTGCTGCGTCAGGTAAAAGAAGGAACCGAAGTTGTCCGCCGTGGCGAACTGCCGGTAGTGATTGTAGGCGACACCTTTAATCGCGTGGTATTTGCTTCGCAAGGCTATCGCATCGGAATGGGCGAGCAGCTGGTGAAGGTTATCGGACAGATTCAGGCGGCTCCAACAGAAGAGAAGGGATGCACTCCTGCTCCTGTATCGCAATGTACACGATAA
- a CDS encoding bifunctional proline dehydrogenase/L-glutamate gamma-semialdehyde dehydrogenase, with product MEKVSISEVLEWAKQFLAQSEREITNEERKEQQKYAILVQKPGDKILLSKLLDESSQIRNNKKLAHRMKVLLDRYGVPEFFGFADKVLIKLFSAFGYWFDFIAVPIFKRRLRSDTSKVIINEAPLLLKRHLRQRREEKIGQNVNLLGEVVLGDAEANHRYFHYLEALEDPQINYISIKISGIYAQINPLNYEQNKIDLCERLSCIYQKAVDFPSIDERGKSTPKFVNLDMEEYKDTELTLDVFTTVLALPQFKNYQAGIVVQAYLPDAWHFQSRLLEFAKKRVAEGGAPIKMRLVKGANLQMESIISSLKGWENPIYPTKTEVDANYLRLLDRALEPENAQVVHIGVASHNFFTIGYAYLLSQKNKVDEYVTFEMLEGMANHLTRVMRTLGRQIILYTPVVKNEHFLNAVSYLVRRLDENTGKDNFLSYSFNLRAESEQWKFLQEQFLEAYQLKGHISATSRRTQNRNLPAIPQTSLNTFRNEPDTNFDLKPNRLWADEIRKNWKKSAEDKPYQIPVQIGKKELTSEKKRAYFDRSQNGEICVCEASLANLDQVKEILDVAEKDVSGWRRTSPDERNRILHEVATNLSNHRGDLIGCMAAITGKSFVEGDVEVSEAIDFCRFYPVSMQYFTDLETITCTPKGIIMVIPPWNFPLAIPVGGVAAALAGGNTVILKPATVAYPVAWQFTRLFWEAGVPKDALQLFCADGYEPVNYLTSHPSIKHIILTGGTDTAFRLLENNPVCPLSAETGGKNAIILTASGDRDHAIQNIITSAFSNAGQKCSACSLLLLEKEVYHDPDFKAKLIDAVTSLHTGGIWDGGNVVGPMITNQNEKLLHAIEHLEEGEWWLVKPEFADEKKYVLKPCVKWGVKPGSYTFATELFAPLLAVVCIDNLQHGIRLVNNSEYGLTSGLQSLDESEQLLWKNSIEAGNLYINRGITGAIVNRQPFGGMKRSAFGGGIKAGGPNYVSCFINIAEKPLKGTTPEAFNALAAILHSDNTVRFQKAIESYRKSMANTFSQERDINKLLGEQNIFRYLPLKSMALRIYPEDELCDTLMAIAAANIAGTPVTLSINGGDSKLEALRKGIDKECIIKVQSDDEFLNDMEQYERIRTCSSRLPYELYKQAAHLGKYIATSKPLIEGRVELLHYLKEQSIAFEYHRYGSITDIME from the coding sequence ATGGAAAAAGTGAGCATTTCAGAAGTTCTTGAATGGGCAAAGCAATTTCTGGCACAATCAGAAAGAGAGATCACTAACGAAGAGCGTAAGGAACAACAGAAATACGCAATTCTGGTTCAGAAACCAGGTGATAAGATTCTGCTCTCGAAGCTGCTCGACGAATCGTCGCAGATACGCAATAACAAGAAGCTGGCGCATCGCATGAAAGTGCTGTTAGACCGCTACGGAGTGCCTGAGTTTTTTGGTTTTGCCGACAAGGTGTTGATTAAACTGTTTTCTGCATTCGGCTACTGGTTCGATTTTATTGCCGTTCCCATCTTTAAGAGACGCTTACGCTCCGATACCTCCAAAGTAATTATCAACGAAGCTCCTTTGTTGCTGAAGCGACATCTAAGACAGCGCCGGGAAGAAAAGATAGGGCAGAATGTCAATCTGCTAGGAGAGGTGGTTTTGGGAGATGCGGAAGCCAATCACCGTTACTTCCACTATCTGGAAGCGTTGGAAGATCCTCAGATTAACTACATTTCCATCAAAATATCAGGTATTTATGCACAGATAAATCCGCTCAACTACGAACAGAATAAAATAGATTTATGTGAGCGGCTGTCGTGCATTTATCAGAAAGCCGTCGACTTCCCATCCATCGACGAAAGGGGCAAAAGTACTCCTAAATTTGTGAATCTCGATATGGAAGAGTATAAGGATACAGAACTGACACTCGATGTGTTTACAACGGTGTTGGCTCTTCCGCAATTTAAGAACTACCAGGCGGGTATCGTTGTACAGGCCTATCTGCCCGATGCCTGGCATTTCCAGTCGAGGTTGCTGGAATTTGCAAAGAAACGGGTTGCCGAGGGTGGGGCTCCCATCAAGATGCGCCTGGTAAAAGGAGCCAACCTTCAGATGGAATCCATCATTTCATCCCTGAAAGGATGGGAAAACCCCATTTATCCCACCAAGACAGAGGTCGATGCCAACTACCTGCGCTTGCTGGACCGTGCCCTGGAGCCCGAAAACGCTCAGGTGGTGCACATCGGTGTGGCTTCCCATAACTTTTTTACCATTGGTTATGCCTATCTGCTCAGTCAGAAGAACAAGGTGGACGAGTACGTTACCTTTGAAATGCTCGAAGGAATGGCCAACCATCTTACCCGCGTTATGCGCACTCTCGGCAGACAGATTATCCTCTACACGCCGGTGGTGAAGAATGAGCATTTCTTGAATGCCGTTTCGTACCTGGTTCGCCGACTGGACGAAAATACCGGCAAGGACAATTTCCTGAGCTATTCGTTTAACCTGAGAGCCGAAAGCGAACAGTGGAAGTTCCTGCAAGAGCAGTTTCTTGAGGCGTATCAGCTGAAGGGACACATTAGTGCCACATCGCGGCGTACACAAAACAGGAACCTTCCGGCCATTCCGCAGACTAGCCTTAATACTTTCCGCAATGAGCCCGATACCAATTTCGATTTGAAGCCCAATCGCCTGTGGGCCGATGAAATAAGGAAGAACTGGAAAAAATCAGCCGAGGATAAGCCTTATCAGATTCCGGTGCAGATTGGCAAGAAAGAGTTAACATCCGAAAAGAAACGTGCTTATTTCGATAGAAGCCAAAATGGAGAAATCTGTGTTTGTGAAGCCTCTCTTGCCAATCTTGATCAGGTGAAGGAGATTCTTGATGTTGCCGAAAAAGATGTTTCGGGCTGGCGAAGGACGTCCCCCGACGAGCGCAACCGAATTTTACACGAGGTGGCAACCAATCTGAGTAACCACCGCGGCGATTTGATTGGCTGTATGGCTGCCATCACCGGAAAATCTTTTGTAGAAGGCGATGTGGAAGTGTCGGAGGCCATCGATTTTTGCCGTTTTTATCCAGTCTCCATGCAGTATTTCACCGACCTAGAAACGATAACCTGCACACCCAAAGGTATTATCATGGTTATACCGCCCTGGAATTTCCCATTGGCTATTCCGGTTGGAGGTGTGGCGGCAGCGCTAGCCGGCGGCAATACGGTGATATTAAAGCCAGCCACGGTTGCCTATCCAGTTGCATGGCAGTTTACCCGGCTTTTCTGGGAAGCAGGAGTGCCGAAAGATGCATTGCAGCTGTTTTGTGCTGATGGATATGAGCCGGTGAACTATCTTACATCGCATCCGTCTATCAAGCATATCATTCTTACTGGTGGTACCGATACGGCTTTCCGTCTGCTGGAAAACAATCCGGTATGCCCGTTGTCGGCCGAGACGGGTGGCAAGAATGCCATCATCCTTACCGCCAGCGGAGACCGAGACCATGCCATCCAGAACATCATCACCTCGGCCTTCAGCAATGCCGGACAAAAATGCTCGGCTTGCTCGCTTCTACTGCTGGAAAAAGAGGTGTATCACGACCCGGATTTCAAGGCAAAACTTATTGATGCCGTAACCAGTCTGCATACAGGTGGAATCTGGGACGGAGGCAATGTGGTTGGTCCGATGATTACCAACCAGAATGAAAAGCTGCTGCATGCCATCGAGCATTTGGAAGAGGGCGAATGGTGGCTGGTGAAACCCGAATTTGCGGACGAAAAGAAGTATGTTCTGAAACCTTGCGTTAAATGGGGAGTAAAGCCGGGAAGCTATACCTTTGCAACCGAATTGTTCGCTCCGCTGCTGGCTGTGGTTTGCATTGACAATCTGCAACATGGAATCCGGTTGGTCAACAACTCGGAATATGGGTTAACCTCCGGATTGCAAAGTCTGGACGAAAGCGAACAGCTTCTCTGGAAGAACAGCATAGAGGCCGGAAACCTCTACATCAACCGAGGCATTACAGGGGCTATTGTCAACCGTCAGCCTTTCGGAGGAATGAAGCGGTCGGCCTTTGGAGGCGGTATTAAAGCCGGAGGACCCAATTATGTGTCGTGCTTTATAAACATTGCCGAGAAACCGCTGAAAGGAACAACTCCTGAAGCATTCAATGCTTTGGCGGCCATTCTTCACTCGGATAATACAGTCCGATTCCAAAAAGCCATTGAAAGCTACCGAAAGAGCATGGCAAATACATTCTCACAGGAACGAGATATTAACAAGCTGCTGGGCGAGCAGAATATTTTCAGGTACCTGCCGCTTAAGAGCATGGCTTTACGAATCTATCCGGAAGATGAGCTTTGCGATACGCTTATGGCCATTGCCGCTGCCAATATAGCTGGAACACCGGTCACACTGAGCATTAACGGAGGAGATTCGAAATTGGAAGCTCTTAGGAAAGGAATCGACAAGGAGTGTATCATTAAGGTTCAGTCGGACGATGAGTTTTTAAATGATATGGAACAATACGAACGGATACGCACCTGCAGTAGCCGGCTTCCGTACGAGCTGTACAAACAGGCCGCCCATCTGGGTAAATACATTGCCACTTCCAAGCCGCTGATAGAAGGAAGGGTGGAGCTGCTTCATTATCTGAAAGAACAAAGCATTGCTTTTGAGTACCACCGTTACGGAAGCATCACCGATATAATGGAATAG
- a CDS encoding T9SS type A sorting domain-containing protein has product MKKFTFILLTVLIFLSNKAMSQSSYLLNENFDSYTAGTFPSNWVLCYPGFGADLQVVTNSDFVSGPNSLKLEGATNNSANAEFRLSSTPDIIWLEVNVKVSHKDAIGIPSYPHANVGFNNNEVTTWGNGYGFVYFFASGSIVAGGKELQTYNENQWYKVKIKYNAGINKVDVWIDDVLKGSDLTLSGASLKYNALLLQGGNAGHSIGCFDNVKVWADTSTGINETSASNSIQIISDQAQDVITVKCKNDAAGQLISIYNIQGQLILQQPLLEATTDINVSALPKGLYVAKAGNKECQSVQKFVKK; this is encoded by the coding sequence ATGAAAAAATTTACATTCATTCTCCTTACAGTTTTGATTTTTTTGAGTAACAAAGCGATGTCTCAAAGTTCATATTTACTCAATGAAAATTTCGATTCCTATACTGCTGGTACTTTCCCCTCTAATTGGGTGTTATGCTATCCTGGGTTTGGTGCAGATTTGCAGGTTGTAACAAACTCTGATTTTGTGTCAGGCCCTAATTCTCTGAAATTAGAAGGTGCAACAAACAATTCTGCCAATGCCGAATTCAGATTATCTTCAACGCCGGATATTATTTGGCTCGAAGTAAATGTAAAGGTATCACATAAAGACGCAATAGGTATTCCAAGTTATCCACATGCAAATGTCGGTTTTAATAATAATGAAGTAACAACCTGGGGTAATGGTTATGGATTTGTATATTTCTTTGCATCAGGATCAATTGTAGCAGGAGGTAAAGAGCTGCAAACATATAATGAAAACCAATGGTACAAAGTAAAAATTAAATATAATGCCGGAATTAATAAAGTGGATGTGTGGATTGATGATGTTTTAAAAGGATCAGATTTAACTCTTTCAGGCGCTTCGTTAAAATATAACGCTCTTCTTTTACAGGGGGGTAATGCAGGTCACTCTATTGGCTGTTTCGATAATGTAAAAGTTTGGGCTGATACATCTACCGGTATTAATGAAACCAGTGCTTCAAATTCAATACAGATCATTTCTGATCAAGCACAAGACGTTATTACCGTAAAATGCAAAAATGATGCGGCAGGCCAACTTATTTCAATTTATAATATTCAAGGACAGTTAATATTGCAACAACCACTACTGGAAGCAACAACTGATATTAATGTTTCAGCTCTTCCAAAAGGATTATATGTTGCAAAGGCTGGAAATAAAGAATGTCAATCAGTTCAAAAGTTCGTGAAGAAATAA
- a CDS encoding copper homeostasis protein CutC, with product MKEVKIEICTNSVASCVEAEKGGAKRVELCAGIPEGGTTPSKGTIVVTRELIQIPIHVIIRPRGGDFLYSPEEIRVMEHDIEVAKECGANGVVIGCLTPDGEIDQRLTERLMKRAEGLSVTFHRAFDMCVDPMKALKELINLGCNRILTSGQMPTAEAGIPLLKELVEKAGDRIIILPGCGINEKNILKIAQETGANEFHLSARENIASGMTYRNPKVSMGGTVQVDEYAEPRTSAERVRQTLNSLNAR from the coding sequence ATGAAAGAGGTAAAAATTGAGATATGCACCAATTCCGTGGCCAGCTGTGTGGAAGCGGAAAAGGGCGGAGCCAAGCGTGTGGAGCTATGCGCCGGCATTCCGGAAGGGGGAACTACCCCATCGAAAGGGACCATCGTGGTAACCAGAGAGCTGATTCAGATTCCTATCCATGTGATTATCCGTCCGAGAGGGGGCGACTTCCTATACTCACCCGAAGAGATTCGCGTGATGGAGCACGATATTGAGGTGGCTAAGGAGTGCGGAGCCAACGGAGTGGTGATTGGCTGCCTGACTCCCGACGGAGAGATTGACCAACGGTTAACGGAACGGTTGATGAAACGGGCCGAGGGGCTGTCGGTAACCTTTCACCGGGCATTCGATATGTGCGTAGACCCGATGAAGGCTCTGAAAGAACTGATAAACCTGGGTTGCAACCGCATCCTTACTTCGGGACAGATGCCTACTGCGGAAGCTGGGATTCCTCTGCTGAAGGAGCTGGTGGAGAAGGCGGGCGACCGCATCATCATCCTTCCGGGCTGTGGAATCAACGAAAAGAACATCCTGAAAATAGCACAGGAAACGGGAGCGAACGAGTTTCATCTTTCAGCCCGCGAAAACATTGCCAGCGGCATGACCTATCGCAATCCGAAAGTCTCCATGGGAGGCACGGTGCAGGTGGATGAATATGCAGAGCCAAGAACTTCGGCCGAGCGGGTGCGACAGACGTTGAATAGTCTGAATGCCCGGTAA